In the Marinobacter arenosus genome, GGACATCAAGGGCATTCGCGCGACCACCATCCGCTCCCTGCGGGCCCACCGACACCTGGTGGACGATGCCTTCCGATCCGATCTGGCGGTAACCACGCTGTTCATGGAACTGCTCCGCACGCCGCATGCGCTCGATCAGACACTGTCCTCAATGAAAAAGTACAACGTGCTGGGTCGTTACCTGCCGGAGTTTGGACAGATCATCGGCCAGATGCAGCACGATCTGTTCCACATCTATACCGTGGACGCTCACACCATGCGGGTAATCCGCAACATGGTCAGCCTCAACAGCGCCGAGGCCCGCACCGAATACCCGCTGGCGTCGCGACTGATCCACCGCCTGCCAAAACTGGAAACCCTGTACATTGCCGGCCTCTACCACGATGTGGCCAAGGGCCGTGGCGGCGATCACTCAGAGCTGGGCGCGATTGACGCCGAGGCCTTCTGCGAACGACACCACTTGAGTGAACGGGACACCCAACTGGTGTCGTGGCTGGTGGAGAACCACCTGCTGATGTCCATGACAGCCCAGCGCAAGGACATCTCGGACCCGGACATCATCCACAATTTCGCCCAGGCTGTGCCCAGTCAGGCGCACCTGGATTACCTGTATGTACTGACGGTCTGCGATATCAGTGCAACCAACCCGAAACTGTGGAACACCTGGCGCGCGTCTCTGCTGCGCCAGCTCTATATTGAGGCGAAACGCGCCCTGCGGCGCGGTACCGAGACGCCGGTAAACCGCAGCGAGTGGGTCAGCGCGACGCAATCGGAAGCCCGGGAAATCCTTCATGCGCAGAACATGACCGACGAACAGATTGATCGCATCTGGGACACGGTGGATGAGGATTACTTCCTGCAGGACTCCACGGTTGATATTGCCTGGCAAACCGCGGCCATTATTCGCCACGGAGACAACCCGGATCCGCTGGTGCTGATTCGCGACACCCGGGGCGGCCCCACTGACGGCTACTCCCAGATTATCATCTACATGAAAGACCGGGTGGCCCTGTTCGCCGCTACCACAGCGGTACTGGAACAACTGAACCTCAACATCGTGGACGCCCGGATCAGTTCGAGTGAAGGCCCCTATTCCATCAGTTCCTACGTCGTACTCGATGAGAAGGGGCAGCCGCTCGGCATCGACCCGGCCCGAAAGGAACGCGTGCGCAAGCGTCTGATCGAAGAGCTGGATGACCCCGATGATTACCCGGACATCATCCACCGCCGGACTCCAAGGCAACTGAAGCATTTTGCTTTTCCGACAGAAGTCACCTTCTCCAATGACACCGTGAATCAACGCACCGTCATGGAGGTCATCACGCCCGACCGACCGGGTCTGCTTGCGAGAATCGGTCAGGTTCTGCTCGATCACCGGGTGCGGCTGACCAATGCCAAGATCGCCACCCTCGGCGAACGGGTCGAAGACGTTTTCTTCGTGACTGACGAACAGGGCGAGCCC is a window encoding:
- a CDS encoding [protein-PII] uridylyltransferase; its protein translation is MDLGELESRISHDTSPVMAARALLRERYNADAEAFRQGADVRALVHSRADTVDTVLRLIWNRYPFASSPDIALIAVGGYGRGELHPHSDIDLLILTRSGIEEDWHEDLGAFVTLLWDLKLDIGHSVRSIDESLAAARDDITILTNVLETRTIAGPDELREELSEQVYSDNVSSDRDYFIAKREEQKERHNKYGDTEYNLEPNVKGSPGALRDIQTIGWITKRHFGLQNIADLTRFSILTEEEHQILFQGETFLWQLRYGLQLLADRNENRLLFDHQRALAQMLGYKDEGKRLGVELMMQSYYRTVLALAELTDVILQYYDEAILGSGTEDDIQPLNKRFQIRNRYIEAVNNQVFAYAPYAIMEIFVLMAQHPDIKGIRATTIRSLRAHRHLVDDAFRSDLAVTTLFMELLRTPHALDQTLSSMKKYNVLGRYLPEFGQIIGQMQHDLFHIYTVDAHTMRVIRNMVSLNSAEARTEYPLASRLIHRLPKLETLYIAGLYHDVAKGRGGDHSELGAIDAEAFCERHHLSERDTQLVSWLVENHLLMSMTAQRKDISDPDIIHNFAQAVPSQAHLDYLYVLTVCDISATNPKLWNTWRASLLRQLYIEAKRALRRGTETPVNRSEWVSATQSEAREILHAQNMTDEQIDRIWDTVDEDYFLQDSTVDIAWQTAAIIRHGDNPDPLVLIRDTRGGPTDGYSQIIIYMKDRVALFAATTAVLEQLNLNIVDARISSSEGPYSISSYVVLDEKGQPLGIDPARKERVRKRLIEELDDPDDYPDIIHRRTPRQLKHFAFPTEVTFSNDTVNQRTVMEVITPDRPGLLARIGQVLLDHRVRLTNAKIATLGERVEDVFFVTDEQGEPLRDPAVCHELQLDLCTMLDDIQ